A genomic region of Raphanus sativus cultivar WK10039 chromosome 6, ASM80110v3, whole genome shotgun sequence contains the following coding sequences:
- the LOC130495712 gene encoding uncharacterized protein LOC130495712 produces MALEDDTTQAKMTPREIELLNKLEFLQSQSAEKLDAIKMENLVLRQENLTLGETSNKRKRFRTRVRPMASLNTPRDGEEAPRRPVSADNEPEGREAANDGTRVQVDIDSDTEDEEYSPDDPGISDPALAAYLERVVSERFGTIQSMWYINLPTKSIKSFAALSDKFVEQFASSRNREKNSDDLYEVLQHRNEPLRTYIARFNQEKVAIPECNANMAISASKRGLLQKGDLYKELVKYKCRTMEDVLSCAWAQVRWEEDVASRAKACPKYDQKSSKPTRNDHDEPSHPKTARETSNPNRGRYQHRPLPRSEGMMVSTWTDISHLAISKPELIRVLRQMGPQVKWPPKMKAAETNRNPKRCLEDGSLRAPHERLSKEFLSDKPKNHLNKEGPGLPTEAAPALPPQQDRVIHLISGRSEVSGISSAAAKRSTRNARNRQEAEGPKRLLLGTDEISFTRKTTPLVGFSGEVKQILGEVLLPVYAEGINQATKFLVVDCPSSYNVILGRPWIHIMGAVPSTFHQLVKFPTPWGIKAVKGDQENARFCYQATLKGKTQVL; encoded by the exons atggcacTAGAGGACGATACTACCCAAGCAAAGATGACTCCAAGGGAGATCGAACTCCTCAACAAGCTCGAGTTTCTTCAGAGTCAG agcgccgagaagctagacgccataaAAAtggagaatcttgtcctccgacaagagaaccTTACCCTCGGTGAAACTAGCAACAAGCGGAAGCGGTTCCGAACAAGGGTTCGACCCATGGCTTCGCTCAACACTCCACGCGATGGTGAAGAAGCACCTCGTCGACCCGTCTCCGCCGATAACGAACCCGAAGGCCGAGAAGCTGCAAACGATGGGACCCGAGTGCAAGTGGATATCGATTCCGATACGGAAGACGAAGAGTACTCACCCGATGATCCCGGGATCTCAGATCCAGCTCTAGCAGCCTACTTAGAAAGGGTGGTCTCCGAAAGGTTcggcaccattcaatctatg TGGTACATCAATCTTCCTACCAAATCCATCAagtcctttgcagcccttagcgacAAGTTCGTAGAGCAATTTGCTAGTAGTCGCAACCGAGAGAAGAATTCAGACGACCTCTATGaagtcctccagcataggaatgaACCCCTTCGTACCTACATAGCACGCTTCAATCAAGAGAAGGTGGCTATCCCTGAGTGCAACGCTAATATGGCTATCTCAGCCTCCAAGCGGGGCCTACTTCAGAAGGGAGATCTCTACAAGGAGCTGGtcaaatacaagtgcaggaCTATGGAGGACGTATTGTCTTgtgcttgggctcaagtaaggtgggaagaagatgttgctaGTAGGGCCAAAGCCTGTCCGAAGTACGATCAGAAGTCCTCAAAGCCAACTAGGAATGACCACGATGAGCCCTCTCATCCCAAGACCGCTAGGGAGACCAGCAATCCAAACAGGGGCAGGTACCAACATCGACCCTTGCCTAGATCCGAGGGGATGATGGTATCCACTTGGACCGATATCTCTCATCTTGCGATATCCAAACCGGAACTGATCCGTGTCCTACGACAAATGGGTCCTCAAGTCAAGTGGCCTCCTAAGATGAAGGCTGCAGAGACTAATCGAAACCCCAAGCGGTG CCTTGAAGATGGAAGTCTCCGAGCTCCTCACGAAAGGCTATCTAAGGAGTTCCTATCTGATAAGCCCAAGAACCATCTAAATAAGGAAGGTCCTGGTCTCCCTACCGAAGCAGCTCCCGCATTGCCACCACAGCAAGACCGAGTAATCCATCTCATCTCAGGCAGATCGGAGGTGAGTGGAATCAGTAGTGCCGctgccaagagaagtactcgcaaCGCCAGGAACCGCCAAGAGGCTGAGGGTCCTAAGCGCCTGCTCCTCGGAACAGATGAGATCAGCTTCACTAGAAAGACGACTCCCCTTGTAGGCTTCAGCGGAGAGGTCAAGCAAATCTTGGGAGAGGTCCTTCTCCCCGTGTACGCCGAGGGGATAAACCAGGCCACAAAATTCCTAGTCGTCGACTGCCCTTCATCATATAACGTGATACtaggaaggccttggatccacatcatgggagccgtaccttcaACTTTTCATCAGCTGGTCAAGTTCCCAACTCCCTGGGGCATTAAGGCGGTCAAGGGAGACCAGGAGAATGCCAGGTTCTGCTACCAGGCTACCTTGAAGGGAAAGACCCAAGTCTTATAG